Genomic DNA from Nonomuraea rubra:
CGTCCGGAGTGTCCACGTCCCGCCTGACCGAGTCGATCCCGGGCACGCCCAGCTCTTTGGCCCCGCCGGCCAGGTGCTTGGCCCGCGACTCCCCGCCGAACCTGGGCGCGAACGGCCTGCCGGGCCGTACCCCGTAGAACGTCGTGCCGACGTCCAGCGCGTCGGGCACGAACGCCTGGTCGAACTCGGCCGCCGCCTCCAGCGCCACCGCCAGCTCGGCCGGCCGCAGGGTGGGCAGGTCGGCCTGGAGCGCGCCCACCGCGTCCCCCGGCGCCACGCGTACGGCATGCGCGGCCCCCGTACGCAGCGCCGTGTTCAGCCCGCGGTCGGGGTCGGGCACCACGTCGGCACCGAGCGCGGCGAGCGGCCCCGCGGCGGCGGGATCGGCCGTCACGACGATCACCCGCGCGACCGGCGGGCACGAGAGCGCCGCCGCCACGGTGTCACTGGCCACGGCCACGGCCAGGCGGGTGCGGTGCGGGCCCGTCGCGGCGGCCAGCCGGGTCTTCGCCGCGACCAGCGTCTTCACCGGAATGACCAGGGACCAGCGGATGCTCATCAAGTCTCCTTGAGCGTGGAACCCGTCCTTCAGCCTCAGGGCGGGGGAGCGGCGAAAGCGGCGCGGCGGGATCGAACGTGTGCACGAAACGTGATCGATCGTGCACTAGAATGTGTTGGTGGCGTTGCTTGTGAAGCGGGCGTACACCTACCGCTTCTACCCGACCCGCGAGCGAGCCCGCGAGGCGGCCCGGAAGTTCGGCCGGGTCCGCGACCAGGAGCCACGAGAGCCACGGCACGGCGACGCCGGCCCGTCCCAGGCCCTCGCACGTGCGGGAGCGGGCCCCAGCCTGCGGTACGGTGCACGACCGGGATGTCAACGCACCCCGCAACATCGTGCCTCGACATCCCGAGCGGCCAACCGGGAGACTTGGGGCTTCATCCCGTACGTGTTGGAGGAGACCATGAGCCGCCCCACGCGACCGTCGCGTTTCTGGGAGACCTTCGCCGTCGTCGTGGTCAAGCCGTTGTCGCGGCTCCTGGTGAAGCGCGACTGGCGCAAGGGTGACCGCATCCCGAGGACCGGTGGCGTGATCATCGCCGCCAACCACCTGTCGTGGACCGACCCCGTCCTGCTGTCGCACTTCCTCTACAACAACGGCCGGTGGCCGGTGATTCTCGCGAAGTCGGGGTTGTTCAAGGTGCCGTTCCTGGGGCGGGCGGTGACCGCGCTGCTGGCGATCCCGGTCGAGCGGGGCAGCAGCGAGGCGGCCAGGTCGCTGCGCCTGTCCGCCGAGCGGCTCGGCGACGGGTGCGCGATCCTGTTCTACCCCGAGGGCACCTGCACCCGCGATCCCGACCTGTGGCCCATGGTGGGCAAGACGGGCGCGGCCCGGCTGGCGCTGGAGAGCGGTGCGCCGGTCATCCCGGTGGCCCACTGGGGGGCGCAGGAGCTGCTGCCGTACGGTGAGAAGAAACCCAGGTTGTTCCCGCGCAAGACGTTCCACGTGAGCGTGGGGCCGCCGGTGGACCTGTCCAAGTACGCGGGCAAGCCGGCGCACGGCGACGTGCTGCGCGACGCCACAGCCGACATCATGGCCGCGATCACCGAGCAGCTGGCCGAGCTGCGCGGCGAGACGGCGCCTGCGACTCCCTACGACCCGGCCGGACGGTGATGGAATGACGAAGGTGGCCGTTTTCGGCGCGGGTTCGTGGGGCACCACGTTCGCGATGATCCTGGCGGAGGCCGGCAGCCGCACGACGCTGTGGGGCCGCAGGCAGGAGGTGGTCGACGCGATCAACCGCGACCACGCCAACGCCGACTACCTGCCCGGCGTGACGCTGCCCGCCGGGCTGCGGGCGACGACGGATCCCGCCGAGGCCCTGGACGGGGCCGAGTTCGTGGTGCTCGCCGTGCCGTCGCAGACGCTGCGCGCCAACCTGACGGGCTGGCGCGGGCTGATCCCTGACGGGGCGGTGCTCGTCAGCCTGATGAAGGGCATCGAGGCCGGCACCACCAAGCGGATGAGCGAGGTCATCCGCGAGGTGGCCGAGGTCCCGGCGGAACGGGTCGCCGTCGTCTCCGGGCCGAACCTGGTGCCCGAGATCGCCGCGCGCCAGCCCGCCGCCACCGTCGTGGCCTCCGCCGACCTGTCGGTGGCCGAGCGGCTGCAGGCGATCTGCCACCTGCCGCCGTGGTTCCGCCCGTACACCAACCCGGACGTGGTCGGGGTCGAGCTGGGCGGCGCGGTGAAGAACGTGATCGCCCTGGCCGTCGGCGTCTCCGCCGGCATGGGCATGGGCGACAACGTCAGCGCCATGCTCATCACCAGGGGCCTGGCCGAGATCTCCCGCCTGGGGGCGGCGCTCGGGGCCGACGCGCACACGTTCGCGGGCCTGGCCGGCATGGGCGACCTGGTGGCCACGTGCACGTCCCCGCTGTCGCGCAACCGCACGTTCGGCGAGAACCTGGGCCGCGGCATGACGCTGGCGGAGGTCGTCGCGGTCACCAAGCAGACCGCGGAGGGCGTGAAGTCCTGCGAGTCCGTGCTGGAGCTGGCCAGGAAGCACGACGTCGAGATGCCGATCACCGAAGTGGTCGTGGGCGTCGTGCACGACGGCATGTCCCCGTCGGAGGCGGGCATGCTGCTCATGTCCCGCTCGCCCAAGCCGGAGCGTTACGGAGTGTGAGATGACCTGAATACGGCGTGCTCGACTCGCTGTGACAGGGACACCCCGGTAGATTCGGACACCATGAGCAAGCCACGCGTCGCCGTCGTTTTCGGAGGCCGCAATTCCGAGCACGCCGTGTCCCTGATGGGCGCGGGCAGCGTGCTGGATGCGATCGACAGGAGCAAGTACGAAGTGGTCCCGATCGGGATCGCCCAGGACGGCAGGTGGGTGCTGGCCGCTTCCGACCAGCGGTTCGCCATCGAGGCCGGGGAGCTGCCGGTCGTCGACACCACCGGCGCGGCGCTGGCGCTGCCCTCGGGCTCCGGCTCGCTGGTCGCCTACGACCCCGGCAGCATCCCCGTCGAGCTCGGCTCGGTGGACGTGGTGTTCCCCGTCATGCACGGGCCCTTCGCCGAGGACGGCACGATCCAGGGGCTGCTGGAGATGGCGGGGGTGCGGTACGTCGGCTCCGGCGTGCTGGCCAGCGCCGTCGGCATGGACAAGGCGTACATGAAGACCGTGATCGCCGCCGCCGGGCTGCCGACCGGCCCCTACGCGGTCATCCGCGACCGCGACTGGCGGCTCAACCGCGAGCAGGTGCTCAAGGAGGCCGAGGAGCTCGGCTACCCGGTCTTCGTCAAGCCGGCCAGGGCGGGCTCGTCCCAGGGCATCTCCAAGGCCTCCGACAGGGCCGAGCTGGAGGCGGCGGTCGAGTTCGCCAGGCAGCACGACCCCAAGGTGCTCGTCGAGGCGGCGATCGCCGGGCGCGAGATCGAGTGCGCGGTGCTGCAGTCGCTCGGCGACGAGCCGGCGGCCGCGTCGATGCCGGGAGAGGTGAAGGTCGAGGGCGGGCAGGAGTTCTTCGACTTCGAGGCCAAGTACTACCCCGACCAGATGTCGCTGACCGTGCCCGCCGACATCCCGCAGGAGACGGCCGAGGAGCTGCGGGCGATGGCCGTGCGCGCGTTCGAGGCGCTGGAGTGCGAGGGGCTCGCCCGGGTGGACTTCTTCTACACGCCCGACGGCAAGCTGGTCTTCAACGAGATCAACACCATGCCCGGGTTCACGTCGTTGTCGGTGGCGCCGCAGCTCTGGGCTGCCTCGGGCCTGTCCTACCCGGCGCTGGTGGACCGGCTCATCCAGCTCGCCCTGTCACGCTCACCCGGCCTGCGGTGAGGCTGCGGGGCCCATCGGGCGTGCCCAACCGGCCTGCGGTGCTCACCCGGCCTGCGGTGCTCACCCGGCCTGCGGTGCTCACCCGGCCTGGGGTGCGAGCTGCCCGATCGGCTTCGAGAGGTCCGACAGGACCTCGGCGGCCACGTGCTCGCCGCCGACCGTGACCTCCACGTAGGCGACGCCGGTCACCGCCGTGAACAGCGCGGGCCTGTCGGGATCGGGGAACCAGCCCACCCCGCCGATCTCCTGGAGCGTGTCGGTGGGCGCCATCCTGGCGGGCCGGGGCACGCCGCAGCGCAGCGCGACGGCCCCCGAGCCCCAGACGGCGACGTACGGCGACTCGGGCGTGGACGTGCCGCGCTCGTCGCCGCCGACGGTCTGCGGCAGCAGGGTGGCGAGCTTGTCGCAGGCCGCGACCGCCTCCCCTTCGGGGACGGGCGGTTCGACCTGTACGGTGCCGCCGCAACCGGCGAGTGCTAGGAGAACGAGCAGGACGGCGGCGGCACGCATGCGACGACTACCTCTAGATATGAACGATCGGACAGGTAAGCGTACGCGTGATCCCGTTCACCGCCTGAATCTGCGCGACGACGAGCTTGCCCAGCTCATCGACGTTCCTCGCCTCCGCGCGAACGATCACGTCGTAAGGCCCCGTGACGTCCTCCGCTTGAGTGACCCCCGGAATCCCGGAGATCTCGCGGGCCACGGCTGCGGCCTTGCCGACCTCGGTCTGGATAAGGATGTAGGCCTGCACCATCACGTCCTCCCGGGCGATTGGATCACGCCGAACGCCCACCGTACCCTGTGTGCGTCAGGAGGTGCGTCATCACAGTCGGAGATCTCGGCGAATTCGGTGTGGTAAATCGTATTACCGCTCGTCTGCCCCAAGGTGAGGCGGTAATGCTCGGCCCGGGTGACGACGCCGCCATCATCGGCGCGCCCGACGGTCGCGTGGTCGTCTCGACCGACCTGCTGCTCGAAGGCAGGCACTTCCGCCGCGACTGGTCCACCGGCTACGACGTGGGCCGCAAGGCCGCCGCCCAGAACCTGGCCGACGTCGCCGCCATGGGCGCGACCCCGACCTCGCTCGTGGTCGGCCTCGGCCTGCCCGCCGACCTGCCGCTGAGCTGGCTCGACGCGCTGACCGACGGCCTCGCCGACGAGTGCGCGACGATCGGCGCCAGCGTGGCGGGAGGTGACGTGACCCGGTGCGACCTGGTCGTCATCGGGGTGACCGCGCTGGGCGACCTCGGCGGCCGGGCTCCCGTGCTGCGCTCGGGAGCCCGGCCGGGGCACGTGGTGGCGGTGGCGGGCCGGCTCGGGTACGCCGCCGCCGGATGGGCGCTGCTGGAGGCGGGCGTGCCGGCGGACAGCGGTGCCCTGCGGGAGGCCGTGGCCGGCCATCGCGCGCCGTGCCCGCCGTACGCGATGGGGCCCGTGGCGGCCGGGCTGGGGGCGAGCGCGATGCTGGACGTCAGCGACGGGCTGCTGCAGGACCTGGGGCACGTCGCCGAGGCCAGTGGCGTACGCGTGGAGCTGGACCCCGGGGCGTTCCCCGTGGGGGATCCCGTCGCGGCGGCGGCCAAGGAGCTGGGGGCCGATCCGCTGGAGTGGGTGCTGTCGGGTGGTGAGGATCACGCCCTGGCGGCCATGTTCCCTCCGGACGTACGGCTGCCGGCCGAATGGCACGTGGTGGGCCGGGTGGTCGAAGGGGAGGGCGTGGTGGTGTATGGGCGAGAAATCGGGCGTCGTGGATGGGATCACTTTGGGTGATGATCTGTCCCGATTTAAGTGATATTTTCCGTGTTTGGGGTATGACTCGTGGGATTGCTGTGACAACGGCGTAGCAAAGGTGTTATGAAGATTGGCGGCCACTGTAACCGGAAGAAAGGGCAGCCATGGGCCGCCACGGCACAGGTGGATCCGACGACGGGGACGAACGGGGGGACAGCGCTTTTTGGGGTCCTGACGAGCAGGCCGAGCCGCCAGGCTGGCCATCGCTGCCGGACCGACCGGAGGTGACGGGGCAGTGGGCCCCCATGCCGCGGCGCACCGACGCGCCGCCGCCGCGTGGGCCGCAGCCGGAACCGTTCGAGACCACCGGGGCCTTCGCGCTGCCCAACGACCTCGCCGGCGGCTTCCCCCCTGCCAACGACCCTGCGGGTGCCCTCCCGCCGCACAGGGGGCCCAGGGAGGACGAGGTGGGCCCGTTCGAGACGACGGGCGCCTTCGCCCGGCCGGCCGAGTGGGACCAGCCTGCCGGCCACTTCTCCGGCCCCTCTACCGGTGACTTCCCCGCGGGCCCGAACGGGCCTGGCGAGCCGCCCTTCCGCGGGCCCGAGCAGACGGCGCAGGGGCCCTTCGACCGGCCGAGCCCGCTCGACGCCGCCGCCGAACGCACCAGCTTCTTCGACATGCCCGCCGAGCGCACCGCGTTCTTCGACGGGCCCGCCGACCGCATGGGCACGCCCGACGGGCCGCCGCCCGGGCAGTTCGACGGCCCGCCTCCTGGGCGTCCTGGGCCGTTCGATGGGCCCGGCGAGGCGCCCGGCCCCTTCGGCCAGCCCACAGGCGGGCCCAGTCCTTTCGGTCAGCCTGGTGAAGGGCCCTTCGGTCCGCCTGGTGACGGGCCTTTCGGCCGGCCTGGTGACGGGACGGGTTCCTTCGGCGGGCCTGGCGACGGCTCGGGTCCGTTCGGTCAGGCCGGTGACGGCTCGGGTCCGTTCGGTCAGGTCGGTGACGACCCCGAGCGCACGGCCAGGTTCGACTCGCCGTCGGGTCCCAACAGCGTCTACGGCGGCCCGCCCGAGCCCGGTGACGTCAAGGTGGCCGGCGAGCCGACAGCCGCGATGGCCCCGGCCTGGGCGAGCGCCGAGACCGGCTTCCTCGGCTCCGGCTGGTCGAACGACTCCGACGCGCCGGACGACGAGCCCCGTGGCCGCCGGGGACGCCGCAAGTCGGGCCGCGGCGGTGGCGGTGGCGGCGACGACGTGCCGGCCGCCCCCTCGGGCGCGGGCAAGGGCCGGGTGGCCCTGCTGTCCGTGGCCGCCGTGGCGGTCGTGCTCGGGGGGACCGTGGCGGGCGTCAAGTTCATGAGCTCGTCGGGCGACCCGGCCAAGTGCGAGGGCACGACGTGCGCGGCCGTACAGGTCACCAGCAGCAATCCGGGCCCGTCGGTGTCCGAGCCCGCCGACGAGGAGTCCGAGGCCCCGGTAGAGGACGAGCCCGCGGAGGAGGCCGCCGAGGAGAGCGGGCCCGCCGAGACGCCGACGCCGACCGCCTCCTACAACGTCCGCACGCCGCCCCGTACGACCAGCTCCCCGACGCCCACGCCGAGCAAGAGCAAGACGAAGAAGCCGGCGGAGCCCGCGGACGAGGAGACGGAGCAGCCGCCGGTCGAGGAGAGCGTGTCGGAGACCCCGAGCGAGGAGGTCTCGACGCTGGACGACTCCCACACCGACACGGGCGAGGGCTCGCCCAGCGGCAACACCCCCGCACCCACCTCCTCGGGCACGGTGAGCTCGTCGGGCGCGGGCAGCTCGGTCAACGTGAAGCAGACGATCAAGCAGCGCATCGCCACCTACTCGGCCGACCTGACGCTCTCGAACACCTCTCCCGAGACGCTCCAGAACCCCACCATCTCCGTCCCGGTGGACGGCCGCGTCACGGACGTGGACGGGGCCGCCGAGTGGACGCAGGACGGCGACCTGCTGATCCTCGACCTGACGGCGTCGATCGAGGCCGGGGCCTCGGTGGAGGTCACGTTCACGGCCACGGGCAGGGGCTCGGAGGCGCAGAACTGCGGCCTGGTCGCGGGGGAGTGCGTCGTCACCTGAGCCTGAGCCGCACAGTCGTGCGTGTCCACAGTTGTGCGCGGCCACGCAGTCGTGCGCTGACGGCCGCCCGCATGCGCTGAGAGCCTCGTACAGGCGTTGAAGGGCCTCATGCCGGGGCGCCGGGTGCCCCCAGGGCTGCGCCGCGCCGGAGGCGCGTGTGTGGGCGCAGGCGTCCGCATGCGTGCGTGCCGAGCCCCGTACATCGTCCCCCTCAGGGCATGACGAAGGCCCGCCACCCCC
This window encodes:
- the cofC gene encoding 2-phospho-L-lactate guanylyltransferase, with translation MSIRWSLVIPVKTLVAAKTRLAAATGPHRTRLAVAVASDTVAAALSCPPVARVIVVTADPAAAGPLAALGADVVPDPDRGLNTALRTGAAHAVRVAPGDAVGALQADLPTLRPAELAVALEAAAEFDQAFVPDALDVGTTFYGVRPGRPFAPRFGGESRAKHLAGGAKELGVPGIDSVRRDVDTPDDLRAAIALGLGRHTAAVVADLWPDAGVTAPPNRPA
- a CDS encoding lysophospholipid acyltransferase family protein: MSRPTRPSRFWETFAVVVVKPLSRLLVKRDWRKGDRIPRTGGVIIAANHLSWTDPVLLSHFLYNNGRWPVILAKSGLFKVPFLGRAVTALLAIPVERGSSEAARSLRLSAERLGDGCAILFYPEGTCTRDPDLWPMVGKTGAARLALESGAPVIPVAHWGAQELLPYGEKKPRLFPRKTFHVSVGPPVDLSKYAGKPAHGDVLRDATADIMAAITEQLAELRGETAPATPYDPAGR
- a CDS encoding NAD(P)H-dependent glycerol-3-phosphate dehydrogenase; translated protein: MTKVAVFGAGSWGTTFAMILAEAGSRTTLWGRRQEVVDAINRDHANADYLPGVTLPAGLRATTDPAEALDGAEFVVLAVPSQTLRANLTGWRGLIPDGAVLVSLMKGIEAGTTKRMSEVIREVAEVPAERVAVVSGPNLVPEIAARQPAATVVASADLSVAERLQAICHLPPWFRPYTNPDVVGVELGGAVKNVIALAVGVSAGMGMGDNVSAMLITRGLAEISRLGAALGADAHTFAGLAGMGDLVATCTSPLSRNRTFGENLGRGMTLAEVVAVTKQTAEGVKSCESVLELARKHDVEMPITEVVVGVVHDGMSPSEAGMLLMSRSPKPERYGV
- a CDS encoding D-alanine--D-alanine ligase family protein; the protein is MSKPRVAVVFGGRNSEHAVSLMGAGSVLDAIDRSKYEVVPIGIAQDGRWVLAASDQRFAIEAGELPVVDTTGAALALPSGSGSLVAYDPGSIPVELGSVDVVFPVMHGPFAEDGTIQGLLEMAGVRYVGSGVLASAVGMDKAYMKTVIAAAGLPTGPYAVIRDRDWRLNREQVLKEAEELGYPVFVKPARAGSSQGISKASDRAELEAAVEFARQHDPKVLVEAAIAGREIECAVLQSLGDEPAAASMPGEVKVEGGQEFFDFEAKYYPDQMSLTVPADIPQETAEELRAMAVRAFEALECEGLARVDFFYTPDGKLVFNEINTMPGFTSLSVAPQLWAASGLSYPALVDRLIQLALSRSPGLR
- a CDS encoding DUF3515 family protein; protein product: MRAAAVLLVLLALAGCGGTVQVEPPVPEGEAVAACDKLATLLPQTVGGDERGTSTPESPYVAVWGSGAVALRCGVPRPARMAPTDTLQEIGGVGWFPDPDRPALFTAVTGVAYVEVTVGGEHVAAEVLSDLSKPIGQLAPQAG
- a CDS encoding Lrp/AsnC family transcriptional regulator, producing the protein MVQAYILIQTEVGKAAAVAREISGIPGVTQAEDVTGPYDVIVRAEARNVDELGKLVVAQIQAVNGITRTLTCPIVHI
- a CDS encoding thiamine-phosphate kinase, giving the protein MCVRRCVITVGDLGEFGVVNRITARLPQGEAVMLGPGDDAAIIGAPDGRVVVSTDLLLEGRHFRRDWSTGYDVGRKAAAQNLADVAAMGATPTSLVVGLGLPADLPLSWLDALTDGLADECATIGASVAGGDVTRCDLVVIGVTALGDLGGRAPVLRSGARPGHVVAVAGRLGYAAAGWALLEAGVPADSGALREAVAGHRAPCPPYAMGPVAAGLGASAMLDVSDGLLQDLGHVAEASGVRVELDPGAFPVGDPVAAAAKELGADPLEWVLSGGEDHALAAMFPPDVRLPAEWHVVGRVVEGEGVVVYGREIGRRGWDHFG